One Salvelinus sp. IW2-2015 linkage group LG4q.2, ASM291031v2, whole genome shotgun sequence DNA window includes the following coding sequences:
- the itgb1bp1 gene encoding integrin beta-1-binding protein 1, translating to MFRKVKKRHSSSSSQSSEISTKSKSVDSSLGGLSRSSTVASLDTDSTKSSGNSAASETCAEFRVKYVGAIEKLPFEMSKTLQEPLELINYIDAAQQDGKLPFVPGDEEMVLGVSKYGVKVASMDQCDVLHRHPLYLIMRMLCYDDGLGAGKNLLALKTTDAKQQDCSIWVYQCSSAEQAQAICKVLSASFDCVLTSEKS from the exons ATGTTCCGGAAGGTCAAAAAGCgtcacagcagcagcagctcccaAAGCAGTGAGATCAGTACCAAGAGCAAG tcAGTAGACTCCAGTTTGGGAGGTCTCTCCAGGTCCAGTACTGTAGCTAGCCTCGACACAGACTCGACCAAGAGCTCAG GTAACAGTGCTGCGTCAGAGACGTGTGCTGAGTTCAGGGTGAAGTATGTCGGAGCCATAGAGAAGCTGCCGTTTGAGATGAGTAAGACCCTGCAGGAGCCTCTGGAACTCATCAACTACATAGATGCAGCCCAG CAAGATGGAAAGCTGCCGTTTGTGCCTGGAGATGAGGAGATGGTACTGGGAGTGTCCAAGTATGGAGTCAAAGTGGCCTCCATGGATCAATGT GATGTTCTGCACCGCCACCCTCTCTATCTGATAATGAGGATGCTCTGTTATGATGACGGCCTGGGGGCTGGGAAGAACCTGCTGGCTCTCAAGACCACCGATGCCAAGCAGCAGGACTGCAGCATCTGGGTGTACCAGTGCAGCAGCGCG GAACAAGCCCAGGCCATCTGCAAGGTGCTGTCTGCCTCATTCGACTGCGTGCTGACATCAGAGAAGTCCTGA
- the iah1 gene encoding isoamyl acetate-hydrolyzing esterase 1 homolog, whose product MSEIKSIIWPKVILFGDSITQFSFQPNGWGSEIANQLARKCDVVNRGLSGYNSRWAKIVLPCLISKESASSNHIAAVTVFFGANDCALEDKNPQQHIPLQEYSENLKDIVKHIVSVGVSADKVIFITPPPLHEPAWEKECVLKGSALNRLNSVAGQYAQACVQAAGQCGADVLDLWTLMQKDGQDFTSYLSDGLHLSEKGNQFVSQHLWTLLKSRVEELPFILPYWGDVDPKQPESGLL is encoded by the exons ATGTCCGAAATCAAGAGCATAATTTGGCCTAAAGTCATTTTATTTGGCGACTCAATCACACAG TTTTCATTCCAACCTAATGGATGGGGTTCCGAAATTGCAAATCAACTAGCCAG AAAATGTGACGTTGTGAACAGAGGGTTGTCAGGCTACAACTCCAGGTGGGCAAAGATTGTCTTGCCTTGCCTCATCTCCAAGGAAAGTGCTTCAAGCAACCACATAGCTGCTGTCACGGTCTTCTTTGGTGCCAACGACTGTGCTTTAGAAG ATAAGAACCCACAGCAGCACATCCCATTGCAGGAGTACTCTGAGAACCTGAAGGACATTGTCAAACACATagtgtctgtgggtgtgtctgCAGACAAGGTCATCTTCATCACTCCTCCACCTCTGCATGAGCCAGCCTGGGAGAAGGAGTGTGTCCTGAAAG GTAGTGCTCTGAACCGTCTCAACTCTGTGGCTGGCCAGTATGCCCAGGCCTGTGTGCAGGCTGCAGGTCAGTGTGGGGCAGACGTGCTGGACCTCTGGACTCTCATGCAGAaagatggacag GACTTCACAAGCTACCTCTCAGACGGGCTCCATCTCTCTGAGAAGGGGAACCAGTTTGTGTCACAGCATCTGTGGACGCTGTTGAAGAGCAGGGTGGAGGAGTTGCCCTTCATCCTGCCTTACTGGGGTGACGTAGACCCTAAACAGCCAGAGAGCGGTCTACTGTGA